The Candidatus Binataceae bacterium genome has a window encoding:
- a CDS encoding DUF2203 domain-containing protein: protein MAKHRFEKVFTPADANALIPRLELLIRGLQLEAEALRARIRELARRDPSVPGEALSALIERFPDLRDNAARIAEAAAQVESLGGFLKDIDQGLVDFPYEAEDDVVFLCWQFGEREIVAWHPVDGGFAQRRPLPGVSKPYLN from the coding sequence TTGGCAAAGCATCGGTTCGAGAAGGTTTTCACACCGGCGGACGCCAACGCGCTCATCCCGCGGCTGGAGCTTTTGATCCGCGGGCTGCAGCTGGAGGCCGAGGCCCTGCGCGCCCGCATCCGCGAGCTGGCGCGGCGCGACCCCTCAGTCCCTGGCGAGGCGCTATCCGCTCTGATCGAACGGTTTCCCGACTTGCGCGATAACGCCGCACGGATAGCCGAAGCGGCCGCCCAAGTCGAGTCGCTGGGCGGCTTCCTCAAGGACATCGACCAGGGGTTGGTGGATTTCCCCTACGAGGCCGAGGACGACGTGGTCTTCCTCTGCTGGCAATTCGGCGAGCGCGAAATCGTGGCTTGGCACCCGGTCGATGGCGGTTTCGCCCAGCGTCGCCCGCTGCCCGGAGTCAGCAAGCCCTACCTGAACTGA
- a CDS encoding DUF4149 domain-containing protein, which translates to MLALFVYLLCLACWLGGMVFFSAIVAPVIFAQLSMPDAGKVVSALFPRYYLLGYIAGGLGLVLAVYLCVMRVPRLWWAMAAVALAIALGLTFYAGQVVRPQVDAIRTVAEEANPDPARRAEFDRLHRLSVILNGAMMVLNLAALFSSAVALTPRP; encoded by the coding sequence ATGCTTGCGTTGTTCGTCTACCTCCTGTGCCTGGCGTGCTGGCTGGGTGGGATGGTGTTCTTCTCGGCGATCGTGGCGCCGGTAATCTTCGCGCAACTTTCGATGCCCGACGCCGGTAAGGTGGTCAGCGCATTGTTCCCGCGCTACTACCTGCTCGGTTATATTGCCGGCGGGCTCGGCCTCGTTCTGGCGGTGTACCTTTGCGTGATGCGCGTGCCGCGGCTGTGGTGGGCGATGGCGGCTGTCGCGCTCGCGATCGCGCTTGGGCTCACCTTCTATGCGGGGCAGGTCGTGCGCCCACAGGTCGACGCTATCCGCACCGTCGCCGAGGAGGCTAACCCTGATCCCGCGCGGCGCGCCGAGTTCGACCGCCTCCATCGCCTGTCGGTCATCCTCAACGGGGCGATGATGGTGCTCAACCTGGCGGCGCTGTTCAGCAGCGCGGTCGCGCTGACTCCGCGACCCTGA
- a CDS encoding HAD family hydrolase, with translation MAGGEIKAVVLDLFDTLVKWEPERLPLFTWRERTAHSTIPWVLPALREGMGEGFALEDFLTVYHEVVEEIGAEREREGIEITCHERFERTLARLGRPEPDARRAFARHLTRVHMRGVREVTYAPPERSHAVRRLAPRFRLGLLSNFDDAETGREVLLDTGVAELFEAVIISAEVGLRKPNPRIYARMLEMLRLAPHEVLFVGDTPREDVLGPKRAAMRVAWINKRGEPLPEGIPPPDLTVRDLAELPALLGV, from the coding sequence GTGGCTGGCGGCGAAATCAAGGCGGTGGTGCTCGACCTGTTTGACACCCTGGTCAAATGGGAACCCGAACGGCTGCCGCTGTTCACATGGCGCGAGCGCACCGCCCATAGCACCATCCCGTGGGTTCTGCCCGCGCTACGCGAAGGGATGGGCGAAGGCTTCGCCCTGGAGGATTTCCTTACCGTCTATCACGAGGTGGTCGAGGAGATCGGCGCCGAACGCGAGCGCGAAGGCATCGAGATAACCTGCCACGAGCGCTTCGAGCGGACGCTCGCACGCCTGGGCCGGCCGGAGCCTGACGCCCGTCGCGCGTTCGCGCGCCATCTTACGCGTGTCCACATGCGCGGGGTGCGCGAGGTGACCTACGCGCCGCCCGAGCGCTCACACGCGGTGCGCCGGCTCGCCCCCCGTTTCCGCCTGGGACTGCTCTCCAATTTCGACGACGCCGAGACCGGGCGGGAGGTCCTGCTTGATACGGGCGTCGCCGAGTTGTTCGAGGCGGTGATAATCTCGGCCGAGGTCGGACTGCGCAAGCCCAACCCGAGGATCTACGCGCGGATGCTCGAGATGCTGCGGCTGGCGCCGCACGAGGTGCTGTTCGTCGGCGACACCCCGCGCGAGGACGTGCTCGGCCCCAAGCGTGCCGCGATGCGCGTGGCTTGGATCAACAAGCGCGGCGAGCCGCTGCCCGAAGGCATCCCCCCGCCCGACCTGACGGTGCGCGACCTGGCCGAGTTGCCCGCCTTGCTTGGGGTGTGA
- a CDS encoding TIGR00725 family protein, with protein sequence MERPPAIAVIGAGEAPAEVLDLAYRVGSEIGARGATLVCGGRGGVMEAAARGARERGAHTVGIIPGFDHREANEYVEFVVATGLGEARNAVVIGSADAVVALAGEGGTLSEIGFALKLGRPLVALRAWRNLEGITHADNPRAAVETALRMAEERRPGRRRAERSR encoded by the coding sequence ATGGAGCGCCCGCCCGCGATAGCCGTGATCGGCGCCGGCGAGGCGCCGGCCGAGGTGCTCGATCTGGCCTATCGGGTCGGGAGCGAAATCGGCGCCCGCGGCGCAACGCTGGTCTGCGGCGGGCGGGGCGGCGTGATGGAAGCGGCCGCGCGCGGAGCACGCGAGCGTGGCGCCCATACCGTCGGCATCATCCCGGGCTTCGACCATCGCGAGGCCAATGAGTACGTTGAATTCGTCGTCGCCACCGGCCTCGGCGAGGCGCGCAACGCGGTCGTCATCGGCAGCGCCGACGCGGTCGTCGCGCTGGCGGGCGAGGGCGGCACGCTCAGCGAGATCGGCTTCGCGCTGAAGCTCGGCCGCCCGCTGGTCGCGCTGCGCGCCTGGCGCAATCTCGAGGGCATCACGCACGCCGACAACCCAAGGGCGGCCGTCGAGACGGCGCTCCGGATGGCCGAGGAACGGCGGCCCGGACGGCGCCGAGCGGAGAGGTCGCGATGA
- a CDS encoding PaaI family thioesterase, whose translation MSDAHVGAVLAEMEAGPFSAALRLKIEEYAEGTAVVRMPFDLRSLNAGGPDVPIHGGAIAALADFAACAAVWTLPATRRSATISITVNYTAPAVQSDLIAHAQVRRHGRRVASIAVEVHDSAGALVADALVTYKIA comes from the coding sequence ATGAGCGACGCGCACGTCGGCGCAGTACTGGCCGAGATGGAGGCCGGGCCGTTTTCGGCGGCGCTGCGGCTCAAGATCGAAGAGTACGCCGAAGGGACGGCGGTTGTGCGGATGCCGTTCGACCTGCGGAGCCTCAATGCCGGCGGCCCCGACGTTCCGATCCACGGCGGCGCAATCGCCGCGCTTGCCGATTTCGCCGCTTGCGCCGCGGTTTGGACGCTGCCGGCGACCCGCCGCAGCGCAACGATTTCGATCACCGTCAACTACACCGCGCCAGCGGTGCAGAGCGACCTCATCGCGCACGCGCAGGTGCGCCGCCACGGGCGGCGCGTCGCCAGCATCGCGGTCGAGGTCCACGATAGCGCCGGCGCGCTGGTCGCCGACGCGCTGGTGACCTACAAGATTGCCTGA
- a CDS encoding NADH-quinone oxidoreductase subunit I — protein MKRREEMTLWERLYLGEVLRGLATINAHFMRNFALHVAHLFGLARQRQAATTVQYPDERKPYSEGYRGSHRLTLRADGSVRCTACYLCATACPAQCIYIEACAHPDPHVEKFPVRYEIDTLRCIYCGLCVEACPCDAIRMDTYVHPRIWGFDRKDFVETKELLMHRSRVLAEQGRDGNMREMLAWYDEQAREVYNPMRPELKTYTERDQPPPWAEEDETAEPSLPALDRHRLNSCK, from the coding sequence ATGAAACGACGCGAAGAAATGACGCTGTGGGAACGCCTGTACCTCGGCGAGGTGCTGCGTGGTCTCGCGACGATCAACGCCCATTTCATGCGCAACTTTGCGCTGCATGTCGCGCACCTCTTCGGCCTAGCCCGCCAGCGCCAGGCGGCAACCACCGTCCAGTACCCCGACGAGCGCAAGCCCTACTCCGAGGGTTACCGCGGCAGCCATCGCCTGACCCTGCGCGCCGACGGCTCGGTGCGATGCACCGCGTGCTACCTGTGTGCGACCGCCTGCCCCGCGCAATGCATCTACATCGAGGCCTGCGCGCATCCCGACCCCCACGTCGAAAAATTCCCCGTGCGCTACGAGATCGACACCCTGCGCTGCATTTACTGCGGGCTGTGTGTCGAGGCCTGCCCGTGCGACGCGATCCGGATGGACACCTACGTCCATCCACGCATCTGGGGCTTCGACCGCAAGGACTTCGTCGAAACCAAGGAGCTGCTGATGCATCGCTCGCGCGTTCTGGCCGAGCAGGGGCGCGACGGCAACATGCGCGAGATGCTGGCGTGGTACGACGAGCAGGCGCGCGAGGTGTATAACCCGATGCGCCCGGAGCTTAAGACCTACACCGAGCGCGATCAGCCGCCACCGTGGGCCGAAGAGGACGAGACCGCCGAGCCGTCGCTGCCGGCGCTCGACCGCCATCGGCTCAATTCCTGCAAGTAG
- a CDS encoding OsmC family protein, with the protein MAERYITPKVTTVSTGIPGRHIWTARHNQAVIDDGAYHGGPGEAPGAGELFLAGITGCATLMMERLARQSGAALKRVEVSMEGLIDTQAKREGPAVFENARLKFVMVGVSEAQAREMVEFYKRH; encoded by the coding sequence ATGGCTGAGCGTTACATCACGCCCAAGGTCACAACCGTCTCGACCGGCATTCCCGGCCGCCACATCTGGACCGCGCGCCACAACCAGGCCGTGATCGACGACGGCGCCTACCACGGCGGCCCCGGCGAGGCGCCCGGTGCGGGCGAGCTGTTCCTGGCCGGAATCACCGGCTGTGCGACGCTCATGATGGAACGACTGGCCAGGCAGTCCGGCGCGGCGCTCAAGCGCGTCGAGGTCAGCATGGAAGGACTGATCGACACCCAGGCCAAGCGCGAGGGGCCGGCGGTGTTCGAGAACGCGCGGCTGAAATTCGTGATGGTGGGAGTGAGCGAGGCGCAGGCGCGCGAGATGGTCGAGTTCTACAAGCGGCACTGA
- a CDS encoding LLM class flavin-dependent oxidoreductase, whose amino-acid sequence MKFGLFYEISVPRPWDREAEKRVYDNCLEQVMLADELGFDQVWAVEHHFLEEYSHCSAPEIFLTACAMKTRRIRVGHGIIVCVPQFNNPIKIAERTATMDIVSGGRLEVGTGRSATWTELGGFGANPDETKKTWDEFVHVLPRMWTQERFGYEGRAFSMPVRTIIPKPYQKPHPPMWVAVTSPGTEIDAAERGLGSLGLTFGSFKEQAEKIKNYRRIIRDCEPVGEFVNEQVSTVNFLYCHEDTEKGVKNGRRLLGTFNFLAAQLLACREAYPTRSYPSLGLLPTLRREASGPGDDMGVPEGIAIGDPERVLRACKAWESVGVDRVNFLLNALETIPQAEVLESLRTFAKHVMPHFRGEQQAAAAAGGR is encoded by the coding sequence ATGAAATTCGGCCTTTTCTACGAAATCTCGGTGCCGCGCCCGTGGGACCGCGAAGCCGAAAAGCGCGTCTATGACAACTGCCTGGAGCAGGTGATGCTCGCCGACGAGCTGGGCTTCGACCAGGTCTGGGCCGTCGAGCACCATTTCCTCGAAGAGTACTCGCACTGCTCGGCGCCCGAGATTTTTCTGACCGCTTGCGCGATGAAGACCCGGCGCATCCGCGTCGGCCATGGCATCATCGTCTGCGTCCCGCAGTTCAACAACCCGATCAAAATCGCCGAGCGCACCGCCACGATGGATATCGTCTCGGGCGGGCGGCTGGAGGTCGGCACCGGACGCTCGGCCACCTGGACCGAGCTGGGCGGCTTCGGCGCCAATCCCGACGAGACCAAGAAGACCTGGGACGAGTTCGTGCACGTGCTGCCCAGGATGTGGACCCAGGAGCGCTTCGGTTACGAGGGTCGCGCGTTCTCCATGCCGGTGCGGACGATCATCCCCAAGCCCTACCAGAAGCCGCATCCGCCGATGTGGGTCGCGGTGACCAGCCCGGGCACCGAAATCGACGCCGCCGAGCGCGGCTTGGGCAGCCTCGGGCTCACCTTTGGCTCGTTCAAGGAGCAGGCCGAGAAGATCAAGAACTACCGGCGCATCATCCGCGATTGCGAGCCGGTCGGCGAGTTCGTCAACGAGCAGGTCAGCACAGTCAACTTCCTGTACTGCCACGAGGACACCGAGAAGGGAGTCAAAAACGGACGCCGCCTGCTCGGCACGTTTAACTTCCTCGCTGCCCAGCTGCTCGCCTGCCGCGAGGCCTACCCGACGCGCTCGTATCCATCGCTGGGGCTGCTGCCGACCCTGCGCCGGGAGGCCTCGGGTCCGGGCGACGACATGGGCGTGCCCGAGGGAATCGCGATCGGCGATCCCGAGCGCGTGCTGCGGGCGTGCAAGGCGTGGGAGTCGGTGGGCGTCGATCGGGTCAACTTCCTGCTCAACGCGCTGGAGACGATTCCGCAAGCCGAGGTGCTCGAAAGCCTGCGCACGTTCGCCAAGCACGTGATGCCGCACTTCCGCGGCGAGCAGCAGGCCGCCGCCGCGGCGGGAGGCCGCTGA
- a CDS encoding MFS transporter: MGLCAAKHIDYDMQPMEAGRARARIAEPQAAAAAGAGHALAAAFLGWTLDAFDFFVLIFTVPAIAREFHRSVADVAFTITATLMMRPVGALLFGWIADRWGRRTPLMLDVIFYSIIEALSGLAPSYAVFLILRGLYGIGMGGEWGVGAALAMEAVPVRWRGLLSGLLQEGYAVGYLLAAGAFYFVFPHFGWRAMFVLGGAPALLTLYIRAKVPESPAWERMRPDSSRIWRAVRANLRLFVYLVVLMTTMNLIAHATQDMYPTFLQRERGLDSRTVATLALVYNVGALIGGLVLGWLSDRAGRRQAMAGAALCGLLVVPLWVYPHSLLWLGAGAFVMQFMVQGAWGVIPAHLAELAPAEVRGLFTGLAYQLGVMFAANAAFVEALLAERMSYAAALATVAGIALVGAAIVISLGRERKGSDLHAGAPA; encoded by the coding sequence ATGGGGCTTTGCGCCGCCAAGCATATCGACTATGACATGCAGCCTATGGAGGCCGGACGGGCGCGGGCCCGAATCGCTGAACCGCAGGCCGCCGCCGCGGCGGGCGCGGGCCACGCGCTGGCGGCGGCGTTTTTGGGCTGGACGCTCGACGCCTTCGACTTCTTCGTCCTGATCTTCACTGTCCCGGCAATCGCCCGCGAGTTCCATCGTTCGGTCGCTGACGTCGCCTTTACGATCACGGCCACTCTGATGATGCGTCCGGTGGGAGCGCTGCTCTTCGGCTGGATCGCCGACCGATGGGGCCGGCGCACACCGCTGATGCTCGACGTCATCTTCTACTCGATAATCGAGGCGCTCAGCGGGCTCGCGCCGAGCTACGCCGTGTTCCTGATCCTGCGCGGGCTGTATGGGATCGGGATGGGCGGCGAATGGGGCGTGGGCGCCGCACTCGCGATGGAGGCGGTGCCTGTGCGCTGGCGCGGACTGCTCTCCGGGCTGCTGCAGGAAGGGTACGCGGTGGGCTATCTGCTCGCGGCGGGGGCCTTCTACTTCGTCTTTCCGCACTTCGGATGGCGCGCGATGTTCGTGCTGGGTGGCGCGCCGGCGCTGCTGACGCTGTATATCCGCGCCAAGGTGCCGGAGTCGCCGGCGTGGGAGCGGATGCGCCCGGACAGCTCGCGCATCTGGCGCGCAGTGCGCGCTAACCTGCGACTGTTCGTGTATCTGGTCGTGCTGATGACGACGATGAACCTCATCGCGCACGCCACCCAGGACATGTATCCGACCTTTCTCCAGCGCGAGCGCGGGCTCGACTCCCGCACGGTCGCCACCCTGGCGCTGGTTTACAACGTCGGCGCGCTAATCGGCGGGCTCGTGCTGGGGTGGCTGTCCGACCGCGCGGGGCGGCGACAAGCGATGGCGGGGGCCGCGCTGTGCGGTCTGCTGGTGGTGCCGCTATGGGTCTATCCGCATTCGCTGCTGTGGCTCGGAGCCGGGGCGTTCGTGATGCAGTTCATGGTGCAGGGCGCGTGGGGAGTAATCCCGGCGCACCTGGCCGAGCTCGCGCCTGCCGAGGTGCGCGGGCTGTTCACCGGGCTCGCCTATCAGCTCGGGGTGATGTTTGCCGCCAACGCGGCGTTCGTCGAGGCGCTGCTGGCGGAACGGATGTCGTACGCGGCGGCGCTGGCGACGGTGGCCGGGATCGCTTTGGTCGGCGCCGCGATCGTGATAAGTCTGGGCCGAGAGCGTAAGGGGTCCGACTTGCACGCCGGCGCGCCCGCTTGA
- a CDS encoding amidohydrolase family protein encodes MFNGSKVIDADGHVMEPNALYDEYLEARFRPDLEELKREAAALPSQFFFGIFHRLNTGRPLGVINPERPLVRSGRRPPGEAPDTRGGFDPHVRIKDMAREGIDIAVLFATVVSSFCALKTVEFELAMIRAYHRWLKEYCAAYPSRLKGVAVMPMRAPALAAEEIRRVAKEPWCVGIYLSGHIEDKLLDHPTLHPIWQACQDEDLPACFHGGTARPPYGLGTFEMTNNLFLQHSATNPFEMMRAIGALVGGGVLDLFPRLRVAILEAGVGWLPYWMERLDEHYKLMPEYVPLLKRAPSEALRSSQFFISCDPDEETLPYVASFVGVDHILYASDYPHFDGRFPDTVRLTAGRAEFSEADRRKILWDNPRRLYSRIS; translated from the coding sequence ATGTTCAACGGCAGCAAGGTTATCGACGCCGACGGGCACGTGATGGAGCCCAACGCGCTGTACGACGAGTATCTCGAAGCGCGCTTCAGGCCGGACCTCGAGGAGCTCAAGCGCGAGGCGGCCGCGCTGCCCTCGCAATTCTTCTTCGGCATCTTCCACCGTCTGAACACCGGCCGCCCGCTCGGGGTGATTAACCCCGAGCGGCCGCTGGTGCGTTCGGGACGCAGGCCGCCGGGCGAGGCGCCCGATACGCGCGGCGGCTTCGACCCGCACGTCAGGATCAAAGACATGGCGCGCGAGGGAATCGACATTGCGGTGCTGTTCGCGACCGTGGTGTCCAGCTTCTGCGCGCTCAAGACGGTCGAATTCGAGCTCGCGATGATCCGCGCGTACCATCGATGGCTCAAGGAATACTGCGCGGCCTATCCGTCGCGGCTCAAGGGCGTCGCGGTGATGCCGATGCGCGCGCCCGCGCTCGCCGCCGAAGAAATCCGCCGCGTCGCCAAAGAGCCGTGGTGCGTCGGCATCTATCTCTCCGGCCATATCGAGGACAAGCTGCTCGACCATCCGACGCTCCATCCGATCTGGCAGGCCTGCCAGGACGAGGACCTGCCAGCCTGCTTCCACGGCGGCACCGCCCGCCCGCCCTACGGGCTTGGCACCTTCGAGATGACCAACAATCTTTTCCTTCAGCACTCGGCGACCAACCCGTTTGAAATGATGCGCGCGATAGGCGCGCTGGTCGGCGGCGGCGTGCTCGACCTCTTCCCGCGCCTGCGCGTGGCGATTCTGGAGGCGGGCGTCGGATGGCTGCCGTACTGGATGGAGCGGCTCGACGAGCACTACAAGTTGATGCCGGAGTATGTGCCGCTTCTGAAGCGCGCGCCCTCCGAGGCGCTCCGCTCGTCCCAGTTTTTCATCTCCTGCGATCCCGACGAGGAGACGCTGCCCTACGTCGCAAGCTTCGTCGGTGTGGACCATATCCTGTACGCTTCCGACTACCCACACTTCGACGGCCGCTTTCCCGACACCGTCCGGCTGACCGCGGGGCGCGCGGAATTCAGCGAGGCCGACCGCCGTAAGATCCTGTGGGACAACCCGCGCCGGCTGTACTCGCGAATTTCGTGA
- a CDS encoding MFS transporter, with translation MDRTARLVAGTLAAEVCAMAGYAPFASLLVELSRLWRLDPAHAGWISSAYLIGYALAVPMLVGMTDRVDARAIYVAGSALGVIGGAGFAWFAHGFFSAFIFRAIAGMALAGTYMPGLRILTERLAPRARIRSVPYYTAMFGVGASLSFWISGWAAQRCGWSGAFWAGAIGSAAAGALVLLGTVAIPRAPDLDGAPAAARHPLDFRPVLRNRAALAYVLAYGGHSLELFGFRAWLPAYLLFAWTRLGNGPPGSRITDWAMVITVTSLPASIIGAEVAMRRSRSRLIRLVAGASALIGLCTVVVGRLSFAAAVTALFAYAAAISADSGALTAGAVAVARPGEQGATLAVYSLVGFVGGALGPLGAGVALGLGGGLSALTAWYLAFAAVAGGSIVAAVAISFAPLTSSVSA, from the coding sequence GTGGATAGGACCGCACGCCTCGTCGCCGGCACGCTGGCCGCCGAAGTCTGCGCGATGGCGGGGTATGCACCGTTCGCCTCACTGCTGGTTGAGCTTTCGCGCCTGTGGCGGCTCGATCCGGCGCATGCCGGATGGATCAGCAGCGCCTACCTTATCGGCTATGCGCTCGCGGTGCCGATGCTGGTCGGGATGACCGACCGCGTCGACGCGCGTGCGATCTACGTGGCGGGGTCGGCGCTTGGCGTGATCGGCGGCGCTGGCTTCGCCTGGTTCGCGCACGGCTTCTTCAGCGCCTTTATCTTCCGTGCGATCGCCGGAATGGCGCTGGCGGGGACGTACATGCCGGGCCTGCGGATTCTGACCGAACGCCTTGCGCCGCGTGCGCGCATCCGTTCGGTGCCATATTACACCGCGATGTTCGGAGTGGGTGCGAGCCTGTCGTTCTGGATAAGCGGATGGGCGGCGCAGCGCTGCGGATGGTCGGGTGCGTTCTGGGCGGGCGCAATCGGGTCGGCTGCTGCCGGCGCGCTCGTTCTCCTCGGGACCGTCGCGATTCCGCGCGCGCCCGACCTCGATGGCGCGCCGGCCGCCGCGCGCCATCCCCTCGACTTCCGCCCGGTGCTCCGCAATCGCGCCGCGCTCGCCTACGTTCTTGCCTATGGCGGCCATTCACTGGAACTGTTCGGCTTCCGGGCGTGGCTGCCCGCCTACCTGCTGTTCGCATGGACGCGGCTTGGCAACGGACCACCGGGCTCGAGGATCACCGATTGGGCGATGGTGATCACGGTGACCAGCCTTCCCGCGAGCATCATCGGCGCGGAGGTGGCGATGCGTCGGTCGCGCAGCCGTCTGATCCGGTTGGTTGCCGGGGCGAGCGCGCTCATCGGTCTTTGCACCGTGGTTGTCGGACGGCTCTCTTTTGCAGCGGCGGTCACAGCGCTGTTCGCCTACGCAGCGGCAATTTCGGCCGATTCCGGCGCACTTACGGCGGGTGCGGTTGCGGTCGCCCGACCCGGCGAGCAGGGTGCGACGCTGGCCGTCTACTCGCTGGTCGGATTCGTCGGTGGCGCGCTCGGGCCGCTGGGCGCGGGAGTTGCGCTTGGCCTGGGCGGCGGGCTGTCGGCGCTGACCGCGTGGTATTTGGCGTTCGCCGCCGTCGCGGGGGGCTCAATTGTAGCGGCGGTGGCAATTTCCTTCGCTCCGCTCACGAGTTCGGTTTCGGCCTAG
- a CDS encoding LLM class flavin-dependent oxidoreductase: MKKLIHLNAFNQCAAALQSFGQFRNPRDRTSQGYTSTRFWVELARLLESGGFDSLFFADVHGAYDVYRGSAEAGIRHAVQFPGNDPTVLFPAMAQATRHLGFISTYSTSYYPPFHTAKLFSSLDHFTEGRVGWNIVTSYLASACRNGMGEMLPHDRRYERAEEYMEVVYKLWEASWEEDAVVRDSTRDIHTDPARVRAINHKGKYFEVAGPHMCEPSPQRTPLLLQAGQSGRGIAFGARHGEALFVTYPTIEAARVRVARIRSAIRAEGRDPDHVKLLLGLAVVVAETDEEARLKESRLRSYASPDGAFALFGGWTGIDLAQFRDDEPLDRFPSEGIKAAARWFSAAYPGRMLTLADAREEMKLASLIPLVVGDPIRVADEVERWVDETGIDGLNLVPIYQPGSFAEFIDLVVPELHRRGRLRTSYEGKTLREHLFGAGQRRLLPDHPAYRIARIPPRQ, from the coding sequence ATGAAGAAGCTAATCCATCTCAACGCCTTCAACCAGTGCGCGGCCGCGCTTCAGTCCTTCGGCCAGTTCCGCAACCCGCGCGACCGCACCTCGCAGGGGTACACCTCGACGCGGTTCTGGGTCGAACTTGCACGCCTGCTCGAGTCGGGCGGCTTCGATTCGCTGTTTTTCGCCGACGTCCACGGCGCCTACGACGTCTATCGCGGGAGCGCCGAGGCCGGGATTCGCCACGCGGTGCAGTTTCCGGGCAACGATCCGACGGTGCTGTTCCCCGCGATGGCGCAGGCGACGCGCCATCTCGGCTTCATCTCGACCTACAGCACCTCCTACTACCCGCCATTCCATACCGCCAAACTCTTCTCGTCGCTCGATCATTTCACCGAAGGGCGGGTCGGCTGGAACATCGTGACCTCGTACCTCGCCAGCGCCTGCCGCAACGGGATGGGCGAGATGCTGCCGCACGACCGGCGCTACGAGCGTGCCGAGGAATACATGGAGGTCGTGTACAAGCTGTGGGAGGCAAGCTGGGAGGAAGACGCAGTGGTACGCGACTCCACGCGGGACATACACACCGACCCCGCCCGCGTCCGCGCGATCAACCATAAGGGCAAATACTTCGAAGTCGCCGGGCCGCATATGTGCGAGCCGTCGCCGCAGCGCACGCCGCTGCTGCTCCAGGCCGGACAGTCCGGCCGCGGCATCGCCTTCGGCGCGCGCCACGGCGAGGCGCTCTTCGTCACCTATCCGACCATCGAGGCCGCGCGCGTGCGCGTCGCGCGTATTCGCAGCGCCATCCGCGCCGAAGGCCGCGACCCCGATCACGTCAAGCTCCTGCTCGGCCTCGCCGTGGTGGTCGCCGAGACCGACGAGGAGGCCCGGCTGAAGGAGAGTCGCCTGCGCTCGTACGCCAGTCCCGACGGCGCCTTTGCGCTGTTCGGCGGATGGACCGGCATCGACCTTGCGCAGTTCCGCGACGACGAGCCGCTCGACCGCTTCCCATCGGAGGGGATCAAGGCGGCGGCGCGATGGTTCTCCGCCGCCTATCCGGGACGGATGCTCACGCTGGCCGACGCACGCGAGGAGATGAAGCTGGCGAGCCTGATTCCGCTCGTCGTGGGCGATCCGATACGCGTCGCCGACGAGGTCGAGCGGTGGGTGGACGAAACCGGCATCGACGGCCTCAACCTGGTGCCGATCTACCAACCGGGCAGCTTCGCCGAATTCATCGACCTGGTGGTTCCGGAGCTGCACCGCCGCGGGCGCCTGCGCACGAGTTACGAGGGGAAGACCCTGCGCGAGCATCTGTTCGGAGCCGGCCAGCGGCGCCTGTTGCCCGACCATCCGGCTTACCGCATCGCGCGCATCCCGCCGCGCCAGTGA